TCGGGGCCGGGAAGGGGGTGCGCGACAGTCACAGTTCACCTCGTTCCGGAGTGGTCCCGGGAGTCGGGATCACTACACAGAGCGTAAGTGCCACCACTGACAGTGACCTCCGGAGCCGGGTGCGGGCGTGCCCGCCACACGGCCGCGCACAGGGCCGCCGTCACTCCGGTGAACATGACGAAGTCCTTGAAGGCGTGCCGTTCGGCGCTCTGCAACTCCGGCCAGTTCACCCCGGCGACCTGCGGCACCAGCGGCAGCCAGCACCACACCGAGCGCACCGCGGCCCCCCGGACCACCACCGACGCGACCAGCGCCGGCACCACCACCATCGCGTAATGGAGGAACGACGGCCGCGACACCAGGAACGCCGCGAGCATCAGCAGCGCCGCGCACTCCACGAGCCGCAGCCCCTGCTCCCCGCCGCGCCGCCACCGCAGCCGGGCGACGGCCAGGACCGCCACGGCGGCGCCCACCGCGAGGAGTGACGCGAGCGAGGGCGGGATGCCGAGGCGTGGCAGGACCGAGGGCCAGGCGGCGTCGTACGGGCGGGCGTAGGCGTCCTGCCCGTGCAGCAGGAACGGCAGTGTCCGGGTGAAGAACAGCCCCGGCCGGGGCATCGCCCACGCGGCGCCCAGGGACACCACGGCCGGGACGCCCACGGCCCAGGCCAGGGCCCGCCACCGCCGGGCGAGGACGAACAGCAGCAGAAGGGGCAGCAGTATCGGCTTCAGCGCGATCGCCACCCCCACGACCACGCCCGCCGCGCCCCAGCGTCCGCGCCGCGCCAGGAGCAGGGCCGCGGGGAACGCGAGGGCCGAGAACACGGTCCAGTTGGCGAGGTGGACGACGCTGCGCAGCGGCAGGAACACGCCGAGCCCGGCGACCGTGAGGGCGGCGAGCCGGCTGTCCGCGCGTACGCCGAAGATCCGCAGCGCCGTCACCACGCTGACCAGGACGAGCAGGGCCGTGGCGGCGGGCGCCACGCAGGACACCCCGCGATCGGTGAGCAGCGTCTCGGGCAGGGCCGCGAAGACGGCGCCCGGCGGATAGAGGAACCGTTTGTCCGCGTAGGGCGAGCCGCCGTCGAGCAGCGTCCGGGCGGCCCGCACCACCACCGCGTTGTCGACGCCCAGCCGGCCCGCGCTCGCCTCCTGCCACACGCTCAGCGCGTAGACGAGCGACGCCGCCGCGAGCACCGGCCACGGCGCGCCACCGCGCAGCCACCGCCCGGTGGCATCGGGCCCGTCGGACCCGTCGGGCCCGTCGGACCGGTCAAAAGGGGCCACGGGCGCGGTCATCGGGCACTCCCCGCCGTGGCCGGGCCGGCGCGCCGGGCCGAGACGACGCCCCTGCCCACCTCGGCGACCTCGAACAGGGCCAGTCCGCGCGGCCCCCGGGCGGCCTCGCGCAGCGCGGGGTCGCCCTCCGGCAGCCCGGGGCCGCCGGTCCGCTGCACCACCCACCGCGCGCCGTACTCCTTGAGGATGCCGAGCCTCTCGGCCCGGGCGGTGGCCGGGGCGAAGTAGCGGCGGGTCGCCTCCCGGCGCCGCCGCTCGTCGGGGAGGAAGAAGTCGGGGTAGGCGGGGGCGACGGTGTACGGCCCGTAGGCCGGGAGCATCCGCAGCGCGAAGTAGTCGTCGGTCATCACCGTCGCTCCTTTGGGCACCTGGCGGGCCGCCCAGGCGAACGACGGCCAGGGGACGATCCGGTGGACGTCGCGCAGCACCGGCGGAAGGGCCGCGTCCCGCAGGACGTAGGCCAGCGCACCGGCCTGCGTCCAGGCCCCGGCCAGCAGGGCCAGGGCCGTCACCGCCACCGCCGGGGCCACCGCGCGCGAACGGCGCGCGAAGGCGTCCGCCCCGGCGTCCGCGATCTCGATCGCCAGTGCGAGCTGGGCGGGCAGGAGGACGGCGGGGAGGATCCGGCCCCAGGAGTGATGACCGCTCGGCCCGCCCGCCGCGAAGACGGCGAGACCCAGCAGGAAGAAGATCACCAGGGGGTCGCGGCGGTCGCGCCACCACCGCATACCCAGCGCCACGACACCCAGCCCCACCAGGCAGAACTTCACCACCAGATGGTCGTAGAGCGGCCGGTGGATGGCGTCCAGCCCGCCCGCGCCCGGCAGCGAGAAGAAGGGGTAGTACGGCCACAGGGCGAGCAACACCAGCGTCAGCGCAGCCGCCGCCCCGGCCCGCGCCCACACCGCGCGGGCCGGCCACGGTCTGGCGCCCAGCAGCATCGCGGCGGCGCCGAGCACGGCGACCGCGCCCGTGAACTGATGGCTCAGCAGCACACAGGCCAGCAACGCCCCGAGCGCCCCGAACGCGGGCAGCCCCCGGGGCCCCTCGGTGCGCCCGCCGAGGGCCCGGCGCAGCAGGGCGAGGAAGTGGAAGGCGAGGCCCAGGGCGAAGGTGCTCGGATAGGCGAGGCTCAGGGACAGCGAGGTGAGGCCCGGGAAGCCGCTCCACGCGAACAGCCGCACCCCGTAGAGCAGCAGCACGCACAGCAGGGCCAGCGGGACGGCCGCCGCCCGGCGGGTGAAGGTGACGACGAACGCCCGGACGCCGGTGAACAGCAGGACGAGACCGACGAGGGCGGCCAGTCGCAGCACGGAGAAGGTGCGCGCGCCGGTCGTCTCGGCGACGACGGCCAGCAGCACTGTCCACGGCGAGTAGTACGGGCTCGGGGTGTGTGCGTCCACCAGGGGGTTGCCCGGGTGGGACAGGTCGGTGCGCAGCCGCTCCAGGACCGCGGCGTGCACCCCGAGGTCACCGGCCCAGGGCAGCCGCACGACCATGAGCAGCAGCAGGACGGACAGCAGCAGGGCGGCGCCGCCCGCGAACCGCCGCCCGGCGTCCGACCCGGGGCGCGGGAGGCCGGTGGTGACCCCGGGGGCCACGTGCTCAGCGAGCGGGCTTGTGGGCGGGTCTGCCGGGATCACGGACGGCCTTCGCGCGCAGCCGCCAGGGCATGGCGACGGATTCGAGCTGGACGGACAGATTCATCTTCGACTCGCCGACGGTCCGGTCCTCGAAGTGGATCGGCACCTCCACGACGGTGAACCCGGCCCGCAGCGCCCGGTACTTGGTCTCGACCTGGAAGCTGTAGCCGGCGCTGTCGACGGTGGAGAGGTCGACGGTGCGCAGCGCGGCGGCGCTCCAGAGGTTGAAGCCGCCGGTGATGTCGCGGACGCGGGTGCCGAGGATGGTGCTGGCGTAGGCGTTGGCCCAGCGGGAGAGCAGCCTGCGGTGCGGGCTCCAGGCCTCGGAGAGGGTGCCGCCGGGCACGTAGCGGCTGCCGACGACGACGTCCGCGCCGGTGGCGAGGGCGACGCCGAGCATCTCGGCGACCTTGCCGGGCGGGTGGCTGCCGTCGGCGTCCATCTGCAGGACGTACGCGGCGCCCTCCTCGACGGCGCGGGCCATGCCCGCCGCGTAGGCCCGGCCGAGGCCGTCCTTGGTGGTGCGGTGCAGGACGCCGACGCGGGTGCGGCCCGGCTCGTTGTACTGCTCGGCGAGGCCCTCGGCGACCTTGCCGGTGCCGTCCGGGCTGTTGTCGTCGACGACCAGCAGCCGCAGCCCCTCCAGGGGCAGGGCCATCAGGGCCTCGGCCATCGCGGGGAGGTTCGCGGCCTCGTTGTACGTGGGCATCACCACGGTCGTCGCGGTGCGTGCCCACTCGGCGGGCAGCGGGGGCACGGCGGCGGGGGTGTGCGTGGGTCTCATGGGCCTGTCCTTGTGGGTGTGGCGCCGGGTCGGTGAGGAGGGTCGGGGGGCTCGCAGCGGGGAGAAGGGGGCCATGGGCGGTCAGACGGCGGAGAAGCGGATGGCGGCGTCAGGGATGGTCATGCCGCACCAGACGCGGGCGCCGTCGCACAGTTCGTTGTCCGCGCCGATCTCGGCGTGGTCGCCGATGACGACGCCGTCGAGCAGCGTCCGGGGGCCCACCCGGGCGCCGGCGCCGACCATGGACGCCCGGATCCGCGCGCCCTCCTCGATGCGGGCGCCCTCCAGGACGACGGACCCCTCGACCTCGGCGCCCGCCGCGACGTGGGCACCGGCGCCGACGACGGTGCCGCCGGCGAGCAGGGCCCCGCTCTCGACCCGGGCGCCGGGCAGCACCAGGTATTCGCCCGGCTCGCCGGGGACGGCCGGGGAGCGGACCACGCCCCGTACGAGGTCGGCGGACGCCTGGACGAAGGAGGCCGGGCGGCCGAGGTCCAGCCAGTACGCGGCGTCGACGACGCCGTGCAGCAGCGCCCCGTCGGCCAGCAGCCCGGGGAAGGTCTCCCGCTCCACGGAGACCGGCCGGCCGGTGGGGATGGAGTCGATGATCTCGCGCCGGAAGACGTAGGCGCCCGCGTTGATCTGGTCGGTGACGATCTCGTCCGGGTGCTGGGGCTTCTCGGTGAAGGCGAGGACGCGGCCGTCGGGGGCGGTGGGGACGAGGCCGAAGGCGCGCGGATCCGCCACCCGGGTCAGATGGAGGGTGACGTCGGCCCCGGCACGCCGGTGGCTGCCGAGGAGGCCGGGGATGTCGAGGCCGGTGAGGATGTCGCCGTTGAAGACGAGCACGGGCTCGCCGGGGCCCGCGGCGAGAGCGCCGGCGGCGCCGCGGATAGCACCGCCGGTGCCGAGCGGCTCGTCCTCGGTGACGTAGGTCAGCCGCAGCCCGTGGGCGGAGCCGTCGCCGAAGTACGGCTCGAAGACCTCGGCGAGGTAGGACGTGGCCAGCACGACGTGGTCGACGCCCGCGGCCCTGGCACGGGCCAGCTGGTGGGCGAGGAAGGGCACCCCCGCGGCCGGGACCATCGGCTTCGGCGTGTTGAGGGTGAGCGGCTGGAGCCGGGTGCCCCTGCCGCCGACGAGCAGTACCGCCTCAGTCATGCCACCGTCCTCGTACGTCGTTCCCGCACGTCGTCCTCGCACCTGTCGTCGCGCATCGCCACCCCCGTCCCGTCGTCGCGCCTCGTGACGCCACTGTCGCACCATGTGAGTTTTCGCGGCAATTTACACTACAATCAGCTCCCTGTTGGCAAATGTCTGCTTTGCGTGGCGACCGAATCGACCGTATCTGGAGAAGCCCTTGCGACCGGCGAAGCGATCGGCCCCCCTGACGGACACGCGAGGAACGCAAGGGAAACGGGAGAGGCGAAGAACGCGAGGAGGCCGCGCACCGCGG
The window above is part of the Streptomyces syringium genome. Proteins encoded here:
- a CDS encoding glycosyltransferase family 87 protein; this encodes MTAPVAPFDRSDGPDGSDGPDATGRWLRGGAPWPVLAAASLVYALSVWQEASAGRLGVDNAVVVRAARTLLDGGSPYADKRFLYPPGAVFAALPETLLTDRGVSCVAPAATALLVLVSVVTALRIFGVRADSRLAALTVAGLGVFLPLRSVVHLANWTVFSALAFPAALLLARRGRWGAAGVVVGVAIALKPILLPLLLLFVLARRWRALAWAVGVPAVVSLGAAWAMPRPGLFFTRTLPFLLHGQDAYARPYDAAWPSVLPRLGIPPSLASLLAVGAAVAVLAVARLRWRRGGEQGLRLVECAALLMLAAFLVSRPSFLHYAMVVVPALVASVVVRGAAVRSVWCWLPLVPQVAGVNWPELQSAERHAFKDFVMFTGVTAALCAAVWRARPHPAPEVTVSGGTYALCSDPDSRDHSGTR
- a CDS encoding polyprenol monophosphomannose synthase, encoding MRPTHTPAAVPPLPAEWARTATTVVMPTYNEAANLPAMAEALMALPLEGLRLLVVDDNSPDGTGKVAEGLAEQYNEPGRTRVGVLHRTTKDGLGRAYAAGMARAVEEGAAYVLQMDADGSHPPGKVAEMLGVALATGADVVVGSRYVPGGTLSEAWSPHRRLLSRWANAYASTILGTRVRDITGGFNLWSAAALRTVDLSTVDSAGYSFQVETKYRALRAGFTVVEVPIHFEDRTVGESKMNLSVQLESVAMPWRLRAKAVRDPGRPAHKPAR
- a CDS encoding nucleotidyltransferase family protein; the encoded protein is MTEAVLLVGGRGTRLQPLTLNTPKPMVPAAGVPFLAHQLARARAAGVDHVVLATSYLAEVFEPYFGDGSAHGLRLTYVTEDEPLGTGGAIRGAAGALAAGPGEPVLVFNGDILTGLDIPGLLGSHRRAGADVTLHLTRVADPRAFGLVPTAPDGRVLAFTEKPQHPDEIVTDQINAGAYVFRREIIDSIPTGRPVSVERETFPGLLADGALLHGVVDAAYWLDLGRPASFVQASADLVRGVVRSPAVPGEPGEYLVLPGARVESGALLAGGTVVGAGAHVAAGAEVEGSVVLEGARIEEGARIRASMVGAGARVGPRTLLDGVVIGDHAEIGADNELCDGARVWCGMTIPDAAIRFSAV